The genomic DNA TAATAGAACAACCATCTGGAAAAGGTGCTGCAATGAAAACCGGTTTTGAAACAGCAACAGGTGATTTAATAATTATGATGGATGCGGATGGCAGTCATGACCCTGCAGAAATTCCATTGCTTCTTGACCCCATCCTCGATGGATTCGATGTTGCAAAAGGTTCACGTTTACTGCCAGGTGGAGGATCTGCGGATTTTACGCCTTTCAGGAGACTGGGCAATAAAATATTTGTGTCAATGGTTAACACCCTGTATAATACAGATTATACAGACCTCTGCTATGGTTATCGTGCTTTTAAGAAAGAAGCACTGGACCGGATATATTGCAGTTCAAATGGATTTGAAATAGAGACAGAACAATCGATACTTATGAAAAAAGCAGGGCTAAAAATCAAAGAAGTGCCCTCCTTTGAAGCAAAAAGGAAGAATGGGGATTCAAATCTTAATTCTATAAGAGATGGATTCAAGATTCTTAATGTTATATTGAAAGAGTATTTGAAACCATCCAATAAAATAAATAAAAAGGATGAGCATATTATTAGTTTTACTAATAAGATTAACAGTAAAGCAGGCAGGCGAATATCCAGGCCTGACCATTATCCATTGAATCTCAAATAGTTTTAAATGTTTATACCAAAAACGTACATTTTTTGTATGTGGGGCCTTTAATTCTATACTCGGACAACCGATTATATTTTTAACAACCACATAACCAAAAACCGAAAAAGATAATAAGAAGAAGTTCAATAATAGTATTGGATGCGGGGGCGGGAATATTTCAAAACCGCTATTTGATAGTATCTTGATATATGAACATAGGGGGTTAAGATGAATATCGCACTTTTGGCACCTGAGTTTATGCCAAATTGGGGAGGAGCCGGAACTTATACAATCGGACTGGCTAAAAACCTGTCAAAAAAACATAATATCCATGTTGTGACAGTTAGAAGAAAAATCGATAATGATTCTGTTTATACTGATGAAAAAATCCTTGATTTTTTTGAAAATAAAATCCAGATCCACACAATTTCAAATGCTAATGATACCTTTCTTTATAATGCTGCCTTTCAATATTCATGTTTCAGGGAACTTCCCATAATATGCAAAGAAAATAGAATAGATATTATCCATGCTGATGTCCCTCATATGTCTGATGTGATCTTGAGATTATTAAAATCAAATAAGAACATGGTAACAACAGTACATACTATTATTGAAGGGCATAAAGAGGGGATTCTGGCTTCCGGTCTTGATTTCAGTCAAATGGAGGCCTCTGAGAAATATACACTTGAGTTATATCCCATGCTAAAACTTATCCAGGGGCTTTATTTGAAAAGATCCCGGACAATTATAGCAGTTTCAAATTGGATGAAAGGATTACTGGAGCACAACTACAGAATTAAGGATGTGAATGTCATCCATAATGGGGTAGATCATGAACAATTTTCACCTGATAGAAAAAATACGGCAGGAAGATTTGAAACAAGTAAACCTGTTATACTGTTTTCAGGAAGGTTCATTGCATTAAAAGGGATCAATATTCTGGTAAGAGCCATGCGGTATGTGATTAGCAAAACCAAATGTGTTCATTTTGCTTTTGCCGGTCCGGAAGCAAATAGAAAGTGGGTAAGCATGTTTGAAAATGAAGGTATCCCACCAGAGTACTATTCTCTCTTAGGATATATTCCACATGCCAGGATGCCTGAAGTATATTCAAACTCATCGATTTTTGTTCTTCCAAGTTTAACAGAAAGTTTTCCGTTTAGTATTCTTGAAGCAATGAGTTCAGGAGTTGCAGTAATTGCATCAAATGTTGGCGGTGTCCCTGAAATCATAGAAGATGGGGTTGACGGGCTATTGGTCCCCCCCGGTAATTCGGAAATATTAGCTGAAAAGTTATTATTTTTATTGGATAATGAATCTGAGAGAATTAAAATATCAAAGAAAGCACGTGAAAAAGTATTGGAGAAATTTACGTCTAAAATAATGACAAATCAAACTGAGAAAATTTATGAACAAATATTGAACGGGGGTTAATATATGAATGTTCTATTAGTTAATCCACCCAGGTTTAATAAAATATCTGTTATCAGGGAAGAGCGGTGTGAGATTATTGAACGAAACTCGGTCTTACCCCCATATAGCCTTCTTCAGATTGCATCTCTTCTTCGGGAAAGAGGGCATAAGATTGATCTTATTGATGCAAACGGTGAGGATATTGAATATCCAGCCCTTGAAAAATTGCTCTCTGAAAAAGATTATGAAGCAGTTATTTTCAGGTTTACACCCACAACTTTTGACTGGGATATGAAAGTTGCATCAATTTCAAAAAAGTGCTCTGATGCTCCTACAATTGGCATCTGTTATACTCTTAGCGATTTTGCACGGACTATACTGAACCAGGCAAAAGATCTGGATTTTTATATATGGCATGAATATGAAGTTGTGACACCAGAGCTTATTGACCAGATCTCTACTGATGGAAATCTCCCAGATGTGGCGGGAATCGCATATCGCCTCAATGGTGAAATACAGGTTAACAAAGATTCTCATCCTATAAAAAATTATGATGATATACCCTTACCTGCGTATGATTTGCTAAAATCGTTTCAATTTTACTACGAAAATACAAAACATGGGCAGCCCTTCACAATAATGTACACAAGTAAAGGTTGTACATATTCTTGCATTTACTGTACTGTTGCTAAAACAAAGTGGAAGGCAAGGTCTGCTGAGAGTGTAATCAGGGAATTGCTGTATCTTAAGCAGAATTACAATATTAAAACCGTAATGTTTTTTGATGAAACTTTCACCATGGATAGGAAACGAGTTGAGAGAATTACTCAGGCAATCGTAGATGAAAAGCTGGATATCAAATGGTATTGTAATTCCAGGGTTGATCTTATAGACATGGATCTTCTTGAAAAAATGAAGATGGCCGGGTGTGGAGCCGTTAGCCTGGGAATAGAATCCGGCAGTCAGAAGATTATGGCCGGAACGAATAAGAAAACATCAGTTGAAATGGCGGGTGAAGCAATTAAAATGGTAAAAGATGCAGGGATCAAAGTAAATTGCAGCTTTATTTTTGGATTGCCAGGTGAGAACTGGGAGACTGTGAATGATACAATTAATTTTGTCAGGCAGACTCTTCCTACTGGCGCTCAATTCAATGTTGTGGCGCCTTATCCGGGAACAAAGTTGTATGACATTGCTATGGAAAAGGGATGGATAACGAAAAAGACAGATTTCAGAAGCATGTTTCAGCATGAATCGATTATGAGAACAGATGAATTAACAACAGAGGAACTGGAAAGTGCAAGAAAAAAAGCATATAAGGCAATATATTTTTACCCCAGATGGTGGATTCAGAATATTGGATACGTACTTAAGAATCCGGATGATTTCATACTTGCGA from Candidatus Methanoperedens sp. includes the following:
- a CDS encoding glycosyltransferase family 2 protein, with product MVLKNMILDRFEVFYSINGGIEMSLMDKKKQMKKISVVIPTMNESKNIKEVFSNIPDFVDEIVVVDGNSTDGTIEEIRKYRSDTKIIIEQPSGKGAAMKTGFETATGDLIIMMDADGSHDPAEIPLLLDPILDGFDVAKGSRLLPGGGSADFTPFRRLGNKIFVSMVNTLYNTDYTDLCYGYRAFKKEALDRIYCSSNGFEIETEQSILMKKAGLKIKEVPSFEAKRKNGDSNLNSIRDGFKILNVILKEYLKPSNKINKKDEHIISFTNKINSKAGRRISRPDHYPLNLK
- a CDS encoding glycosyltransferase family 4 protein translates to MNIALLAPEFMPNWGGAGTYTIGLAKNLSKKHNIHVVTVRRKIDNDSVYTDEKILDFFENKIQIHTISNANDTFLYNAAFQYSCFRELPIICKENRIDIIHADVPHMSDVILRLLKSNKNMVTTVHTIIEGHKEGILASGLDFSQMEASEKYTLELYPMLKLIQGLYLKRSRTIIAVSNWMKGLLEHNYRIKDVNVIHNGVDHEQFSPDRKNTAGRFETSKPVILFSGRFIALKGINILVRAMRYVISKTKCVHFAFAGPEANRKWVSMFENEGIPPEYYSLLGYIPHARMPEVYSNSSIFVLPSLTESFPFSILEAMSSGVAVIASNVGGVPEIIEDGVDGLLVPPGNSEILAEKLLFLLDNESERIKISKKAREKVLEKFTSKIMTNQTEKIYEQILNGG
- a CDS encoding radical SAM protein; this translates as MNVLLVNPPRFNKISVIREERCEIIERNSVLPPYSLLQIASLLRERGHKIDLIDANGEDIEYPALEKLLSEKDYEAVIFRFTPTTFDWDMKVASISKKCSDAPTIGICYTLSDFARTILNQAKDLDFYIWHEYEVVTPELIDQISTDGNLPDVAGIAYRLNGEIQVNKDSHPIKNYDDIPLPAYDLLKSFQFYYENTKHGQPFTIMYTSKGCTYSCIYCTVAKTKWKARSAESVIRELLYLKQNYNIKTVMFFDETFTMDRKRVERITQAIVDEKLDIKWYCNSRVDLIDMDLLEKMKMAGCGAVSLGIESGSQKIMAGTNKKTSVEMAGEAIKMVKDAGIKVNCSFIFGLPGENWETVNDTINFVRQTLPTGAQFNVVAPYPGTKLYDIAMEKGWITKKTDFRSMFQHESIMRTDELTTEELESARKKAYKAIYFYPRWWIQNIGYVLKNPDDFILASNHIIKILSNYLINKMDFAH